A stretch of Henckelia pumila isolate YLH828 chromosome 4, ASM3356847v2, whole genome shotgun sequence DNA encodes these proteins:
- the LOC140864622 gene encoding olee1-like protein encodes MARLTQVALLFAGALCLMCLPGIAHSATPRFFVEGKVYCEVCRANFINKLSEPMGGAKVRLECRGEAAGNITYSVEGETNDKGDYRLPVEGNHDEELCEITLVKSSRPDCDDLPDEGWAHKPASRITLTTHNGIQGNTRNANPLGFAKKVALPECSELFKELDIDQDF; translated from the exons ATGGCAAGGCTAACACAAGTTGCACTCCTCTTCGCTGGGGCTCTATGCTTGATGTGTCTCCCTGGCATCGCCCACTCTGCAACCCCTCGATTCTTTGTTGAAGGAAAGGTCTATTGTGAAGTCTGTCGAGCCAATTTCATCAATAAACTCAGCGAGCCTATGGGAG GGGCAAAGGTTCGATTGGAATGCAGAGGAGAAGCAGCAGGTAATATAACATACAGCGTGGAGGGAGAAACCAATGACAAGGGAGACTATCGACTGCCAGTCGAGGGTAATCACGATGAAGAACTATGCGAAATAACGTTGGTGAAGAGCAGCAGGCCTGATTGTGATGATCTCCCAGATGAAGGATGGGCACATAAACCAGCATCAAGAATCACACTCACCACTCACAATGGTATTCAAGGCAACACCCGCAATGCTAACCCCCTTGGCTTCGCCAAGAAAGTGGCACTGCCAGAATGTTCTGAGCTCTTCAAGGAGTTGGATATTGATCAAGACTTTTAG
- the LOC140867225 gene encoding heavy metal-associated isoprenylated plant protein 29-like — MTTIVEMRVNMDCPGCERKVKKALSKVDGVDNIDIDMEMQKVTVTGWTDVKKVLKAVRRAGRNAELWPFPYNPEYHEYSHHYENYSGNSPVTGDFLAEPHSMYNYYEHGYNGHNHGYYRQPPSSTILGEGTSTMFSDDNATGCSIM; from the exons ATGACGACA ATTGTCGAGATGCGAGTGAACATGGACTGCCCTGGATGCGAACGCAAAGTAAAGAAAGCTCTTTCCAAAGTAGATG GAGTGGACAATATCGACATAGATATGGAAATGCAAAAGGTGACAGTCACTGGCTGGACGGATGTGAAGAAGGTTCTTAAAGCAGTGAGGCGGGCGGGTCGAAATGCAGAGCTATGGCCATTTCCCTACAACCCAGAATACCATGAATACAGTCACCACTACGAAAACTACTCTGGAAACAGTCCAGTTACCGGTGATTTCTTGGCTGAGCCACATTCTATGTACAACTATTACGAGCACGGGTACAATGGCCACAACCATGGATACTATCGGCAGCCACCTTCCTCGACTATCCTCGGTGAAGGGACTAGCACCATGTTTAGCGATGACAATGCTACTGGTTGCTCTATAATGTGA